The DNA window tttgatcttttgtaaggaagatagcactctaactgtcacaaaatattgtattgatttgaaggtcttcattgatttcagtaaagagtcccttcaaccaaatagcttctttacaagcctcagtaatcgccatatactcagcttcagtggtagacaaagcaactatagtttgcaaagtggctttccaactgattgcacaacctctaattataaagacataacctgtaagagatcttcttctatcaaggtctccagcaaaatcagcatcaacatacccaatgactccatctctagttcttccaaactataagcaaacatcagtagcacctcgtaagtatcttaaaatccactgaactgctttccaatgtatctgctaactgcgctgactgcatatgataaatctagactttgaacaaaccataacatacatgagagatcccactgcactaaagtatagaacatgtgacatgtacacAATCAGATGTACTCAATcccatcatctgattgtggagacaaagtcgataaaagtctaaaatgggctgctaaaggagtactaacaggcttagcattctgcatattgaatctgcaaagaactttctcaatgtaccccttctgacttaggtacaatttacttgcttttctatctttgagaatctccataccaaatatcttctttgctggtcctaaatctttcatctcaaattcttcactttgTTGGGCTTTGACTTTTCTtatctctcttttatctttcgctgctatcaatatgtcatcaacataaaggagtagatacacaaaagaaccatcactgttttttttaaagtaaacatAACTGTCAaagctatttttttaaaatcatgagaagtcataaaggaatcaaaccttttgtaccactgtcttggtgactgtttcaaaccgtaaagggaatttttcagcaagcaaacatagtcttctttttctgagactgtaaaaccctctagttgttgcacataaatatcttcctcaagttctccatgcaaaaatgtagtttttacatctaactgcttaagctccaaatcatgcatggccacaataccaagcaaagctcgaatcgaactatgcttcacaactggggagaacacatctgtgaagtccactcctagaatttgactgtaaccctttgcaacaagcattattttatatctgggttcttcaactcctggggtcttctatttctttttaaacactcatttacaacgaacaacctttttacttttaggacgtttcacaagatcccatgttttgtttttgtcaaGTGGtttcatctcctcttgcataacaaacattcatttttttgggtcttcacaactaaccgcctcagaataattagatggcttttggtttgcatctatatcctcagtcacatttaaagcataagcaactagatcagcctcggcatatttctttggaggtttaatttctcttctagttctatttttggcgatagagtattgtggtgaagaagcaactctattctaaaTTTTTGTATTGGCTTAAGGAGTCGACtttgttgtagattctggattaatctaatgttccacctgcttttgattttctttattggaagagcctttaagagataagttaggtagcatagctatttcatcaaaaacaatatctctactaatcacaacttttctattttcaagataccataacttatacccttttacactagctttataaccaagaaaaacacatttaatggatctcggttccaattttccattatcaacatgagcatacacaggacacccaaaaatctttaaatcaaaatagtcagcaagattaccagaccatacctcttgtgaagtctttttctcaatggcaacggatggagatcggttgatcaaaaaacatgcagtaaaggttgcttcggcccaaaatgactttggtatattggcatttgacaacatacattgaaccttctccatgatcgttctattcattcattctgcaacacctttttgctgtggagtatgacaaactgtcaaatttctcacgatcccttctgacttgcacagtttattaaactcatcagaacagaactctaagtcattgtctgtacggaggtattttatttattttcccgtctatttttaaatcatagtttttcaagacttaaatgcggaaaacacatcgcttttctactTTAGGAAGAACACCCAcacttttttagaaaaatcatcaataaaagttaacatataattagctccacctctcaaaggcactctagatggcccccacagatcagatggaatatactccaacgttcccttcgtgttatggattcctttggcaaatcgaactctcttttgtttcccaaaaacacagtgctcacagaacttcagtttgcaaattccttgcccatcaagaagtcctcttttgcgcAATTCTgacatgccattctcactcatatgccctacgtgcatatgccaaagtttagtaatatcatcatctaacaaggaaGAGGATGCGACAgatgcatcaccagtaacagtagaaccctacaaaacatataacttggcagtctttctctccTAATTCATCACAACGAGAGAActtttggaaatcttcaaaacaccacttttagctgtgtatttttacccttttgaatcaagagtctcaactaaattaaatttctcttcaattctggaacatgtcgtacgtcagtaagtgttttgacaactccatcaaacatcttaactttaattattccaacacctacaattctacatgaagcattatttcccatcaaaacaacacattcagtcactgtttcataagttgtaaaccaatcccgattgggactcatgtggaaggtgaagcctgaatcaaggatccactccacgctcactttagaattgttgacaaaaGCGcttagaagttcaccatcgctgtagtcttctacaacatcagctttaccataattttttggttgttttccaTTTTAATCCGCAGCcttccttttgatcttgttctgtagcttataacactcagatttaatgtatcctttcttcttgtagaagttacaagttttacctctgtttgaagacttcgatctacctttaAATTTACAGCGAGGATTTCATtcttgtgtccttccacgatcatcatcagtatTCCGACCTTGTCTTCCACGAACAATGaaaccctctccctgagagttagttttaaccacaagatgcttcaacttatcatacgaggttaaacaatcataaacctcatcaattgtgagagactcatggctatataaaatcgtatctctaaaggttgaataagacagggccaacgaacaaagtagaatcaacactagatcttccttatcatactgaaccttcaTGGCcttcaagtttgagagaatttctttaaacactgttaagtgttcgtgcacagatgcacctttctccaaacgatgagcataaagacgctacttcatatgcagcttgctagttagagttttcgacatacatatttgttccagcctcttccataatccagcgatggtcttcttcatcatcacatcctgtaaaattttgttagacagatgtaattgtgttaacgcctttcgatccttgcgcttcttctcttcctccgttAATGTTGAAGGCACcttatctacccctagcagggcttcctttaagtccatctgtgcaagaactgcctgCATCTTTATCTACAATAAttcaaatctggtgttgcgatccaacagtgaaatttcatacttcaatgACGCCATTACCATGATTGTGATGAACAACCTGGAAGCTCTGAtatcaatttgtaaaaaatagaacgtcggtaatgataatttatcgcaaagaaaaagagagaaaaataaagaacacacagattttacgtggaaaccctttcaggaaaaaaaacCACGGacagaggagaagataattcactatgtcaaattcaaataattacaagaggagtagactatgtctatttataggcttgtaaaaccatattctaataggagtgtagtaagattgaaactccttattctaatcaatatcaaatagatggagtttaaaaagatttaaaaaaccttattctaaaataaaataaaagaagtatagttctataaggattttactttaattttattttaccactgtatttgatttaaataaggattcgggtcacttaattctaacagatACTTTTATTATCATTCTTTTTACTTTGGATCCatatataagtactattgtgacatttactaatagaaatgtctaaatcaatgtgaagtctataatgccactaagtcaataaatataatttccaaataattatatgcaatattcgcttcaaggaatatgccaaaatcttcaaatgcagggcatttggtctagtggtatgattctcgcttCGGATGCAAGAAGTCCTGAGTtcgattcaaaatacttttaaaacccttttaacaagagttTTGCATAATCCGTTAACTACCAAGAGTAACTGCCTAGGTCATGTGTAGAAACAAGTctatattaaatatatcaataaatgtcacatctcaaacataaaaatattacataatgaaaaactagcaatttttttcataaccatcatcataaacatgcatgaaatttaattcaaaatctaactattcaagctcatagaacttttcatttacaattgttcatgtaatttctttaaataattaacaaatggaataatataaaaacatatgaacttactacatttaacaattctttgaactaaatcaaatctgaataatcataaaattcattggttttttaacataaatttgcatactagatatgttttaatcaaataatatttaattataaaatctaCTATAATGacataaataaatcaatcaatattcattttcatgaacaaacaagatgcttaaaacaatatgtaacacatgtaatcaaaacttaaaaagaagatcatctcaaaatatttaaatcatatatcaagttgatttaatatttaaagatgtaCTTTTTTTTGTTCTACGTTGAGTCTTGACAATAAGCAGTAAGCAAATTAAACTTTAGTAGTagactttgaatccaatcaaaatctattaatagcaaactttgagagcggatcttatttttcaagtgtacaataggtacataaccaatgactcttCATAACTAATTTGTCTCTTTTCTTAAAAAGTTCTTGGAAATTCTTGTTATTTTATTGCTTTCTTTATTTTTCCACTTCTGGTGGTAAGAAAACTTATTACGACCATCCCCCATGACTATTATTATACTCCAATTTACTACATCCATGTCAAAGATTATATCTTTCGAATTTATTACATATTGTTACATTCTCTTTAGGAAATGGTTAGGTTTCATGgttaaaaaattttgttcaatCATAAGTAAAATTCATTTTCATGATATTGCTACCATAGGAGCACATTTGAATCATGAAAAGTTGAATAAGCTCTCTCTTGCAAGGTTCTCATCAATAATAATTTTCGATGTAATtctaattgagaacttattctgaatattgtagagttatactcacagtttaaaaaaaattacatcttTAGGTGCATCCAActagagttatactcacagtttaaaaaaaattacaactttaGGTGCATCCAACTATAACGagttttagatagaattatcatattctattgctcataaatagatctttcacagtcaaatattttgctttcaaccccttaatggggatgatgacaaaagaagatcacaaagataatcacaatcaattcaatttaataacaagagtaatcaataactcaatcctcctttttttttcatcctctcaaacatagatatttatcttcattcacaatctcaatatgatatccattataaatatcttttaaaaccaatggattaaccatcacaaggTATTAATaaattagctcttctagagcttgagactaattttgtactaccaaatattggaataatattggtttttattttcttttatgcttGCGTTCACTTCGAGGAATGCAATAGATTTACTAGGACGGACTTATAAACGTCCCAATAGATTCTTCacttcataatcaccatcgcaaacatgcgtggatttcaaatcaaaatctatctattcatgttgtcatgattagtctccaattataataaacatgatataacaaataaatcatagtaaaatatacctgaagatctgAGTGGTTAAAGGCTCTAATGATTACTCATAGTGCACAGACCTCAATTGAAGACTGAAATTGCAATAGCTCTAGAAGGCAATCGACAACAACTTGAGTAACAGATTTGGAGTGactgtattataaaataaaagagaattatgttgataacgtgttataaaataaagagacaaagtaaagaacaaagagaatgggagagcaaagagaatgtattttattaatcaatcgaAATCATATACAAAATTTCtctaaagtctctatttataggcataaaaaatataaatgaagtagagatctatttctaattattattaaaatttaaagtacatcaaaacttatcttaatattaataaaaatccgcttaataagatattcataacaattatatattttttccaaCCCAACTATCATAATCTAATAATGCACAAAACTcattaaaatatcatcatattaacAATTAAATGGGATTaagaagtatatgttatatatttctattaaaaaatgtaTTCTTTTTGTCCCCAGTTGAGTATGTTTTTACCCTTATATTTTAGTGACActaaagttattattttaaatgaaatatatatataattcggatttttatagtatttaataaatattatcaatttttgtaaatttatatattatttaaaaatatatattattaactatttattttacaaatacaaaaattttaatttattaataataattttttattctcatCTCACCTACAATTAGTTTCACACACATACTCTACTCACCCCTacaataaattaaaaactaatcaCACTAAAATTAATTTCCTTGCAGATACAAAAGTCAACCCACTCGACTACCTTTACGCCAGTTTTGGGTCAATTTGCTCACTCCCACAACTCACCGCTCATTTTTATTAggctaaaatatattaaaaaattacttaaactattttaatttattttataaaaaaataatttatgtatctACCAtgtttaaataaagtttaaagtGGAAGAAGAAGTAACACGTTAGACACATgattaaatataaatgatttgtTTTCTGAgattaaattattgaaagaatctGATTTTGTAGGgaaaaaatattcattcaatcaatTTTGTGGCATAATGGTTCACATGtaatataaacaaaaatttaGATGAAATAGAGGCTTATATCACATAAGGAAaggaattaaatttatttaaggaAAGCCAAAACTTAGGGCTTAATAATATAGAGATAACCTTTTTAAACCATCTTTTATCATGAAAAgcgtgcttaatttttttttggtttcttcATGCCAGGCCCAAGATGATATTGTCTTTTGTATAATTGAGAACATTAGAAGAgattaatatacaaataatataatCTTCTATACTTAAAATATGTATTATGAAATGAAATTGGGTCAAAATTCAGGTGCTTCGCCCAATTTCCTAAGTAATCTGTTAGCAATATTATACGGCTGCTGACGGAATCACGTTTGAATTTTTGCTTATAAGCCCCACAGCGTATTCCATTATCCAGCACaccctccttttctttttcctttttcttccctttttaatttattcctcccattttcttctccttttttcccTATATAAATCGGTGTCCTCATTCTAAATTTCCAGGTCCAGATTTACTAGATTTTCGCTATGGAAGCTacttattcatcatcttcttcttcttcttcttattctttaCAAGGAACAGGAGGGTTCAAGCTGATATCACAGGGACAACACCCTTTTCATGGATCGCTTCATTCGGTACGTAAGCCATTGGCAAAGCCCTGGAAAAAGCCGATTGCACCCTTGCCACCGACACCACCTAAAGTTTACCGGGTCGACCCCGTAAACTTCCGGGACTTGGTTCAAAAGCTCACCGGTGCACCCCAGTTCATGTCTCAATCCCATCAAACGCCGTCGTCGTCGTCGGCTCAGCGTCTTCAAAGAATGGCACCTTCTCCTCTTAAAATCGCAGCATCGTCAGTGTCGGAGGAACAAGTTTCTGCACCATTGGATCTCGCTTCGGGATTCGGTCATACTATATCCCAAAACCAGCAAATTTCTGATAATGCATCGAATTCATCATTTGGTTTGAACTTGTCACCGTCTTCTTATAACTGGTGTAATTTCTCTATTTTCAGTCCCGGAACCTTGTCCAGCTTGGACCTAAGCACTGTTCCATAAAtaagtaagatttttttttttgagaaggaATAAATAAGTAAGATTAAAACTACATTCTTTTGTTTGTAGAAGTTATATGTAACGCTAGAATAATTAATGATGTTGAGGAACTCTCCATCTGTCGATGATCATTACAATGTACGCCAATAATAGCCATAACTGCAGTTATTAAATAATAAGCTTGCcccacttaattaatattaaattttgccCAGTCTCCCAAGAGCAGTGATCACCTtttcaacttttttcttttcttctttgattcTTCTTTAAATTCTTTGCTTTTTGTAGTTTGTTTGGAAGAGCTGTGAAGTTATAGCGGTGATAAGCATATGCTTATGCATATTAAGAGAGACCTTGCCATCAGACAAAAGGGAAATTTGTTACGCATACATTTTTCTTATGAAATAAAGAGGGATCGatgttataagcaaattaaaGAGAGCTAATTAGCTAATGAAGTTTTGGTTATATTACGGTTTTGGGATTTTGAGTTTCATGATCGGAGTTCTACTTTAATTAGATTATATATggattttattcatatttattttgaCTTAACTCTAGTTGTTTAGATcattttttttgacaaaacggGGTCCACTtagttttttgaaaaagaaaataaatacgggagtcgccaccaattttttttaatgaggtgtgatcgggtcacctcaaaaagtggttgtttttaataaatgacttggttttattaaaacaacgattttggtccacgaaattcagaaaaataggttcgggagtcggttacgtacgaggaagaattagcaccctcgtaacgcccaaaattgatacctagttgattatttagtgtctttagtgtcgaagattaaaaattttgaagaatttttaaaaatacgatccttaaaaaaaaactcgaataacaaggattgaaatttaagattctcttgttccgaaggaatcacatctagcacgttaggacacgatattttaaaccatcgaaaccaagatcaccatATGGTTTCAAGAACCCATACTTTGaagttttaagaggatatttggctatttggtcaaacgagaaatcgagacccagcacattagggcacactttctcgaatttccaaatgcaaaatattgtctttattattatttagaaaaaatCCTCATATTGAGAAAAcaatgtcacatccaatgcgttaggacacaacgtatcgaattcccgatacgagaaTACATGCCGTAAatttgcttatttaaaagatatttagctatctAGGGTTTAAAAAAAGGTTCGtgcccaataagttaggacacgatcttttcttaattcccgagatcgtttaaaacttgagtttgaaaagatttgtATATTTAGATTTGTTGTGAAattcgaaacccagtaagttaggatacaaccttctcgaatctaaacacgaggttttgcttattcaaaaaaaatcataatttatgcattgaaATTAATCTAACTCGGAATAGTAGAGCATGACGTTACTGTGCGTAGCAAACAATGATGAACGAGATAATGTAAGCATAAGTAATAGGCACGTCATAGTAAACGAGATAAATAATAGGAGAGACAAATCGATTATATctcaacaaataaataaatgcatAACTAAGACattcctttaaaataataacaaacatatacgcaaataaataaattaacatcaAGTGAAACAAAAAtgcaataaataaaattaataaaaccataaaaattataagaatatatgtgcatatatatataattgtcaaaaatataacaaatatatatgtatatataaattataaaatatatgtacatatatgtattataaaatatatataagtatatgtatattttaagataatatatacaaaaaagaatatatgtatgtatatatatataggagttataaaatgtaaaacacatatattataagaattcatgtatatatatattttaaagttatagAATATAAAacacatatgtatgtatgtataaatatataaaacataaaatatgtgcgtatgtatattataaaaatgtgtaCATACGTGTATAACAAAGTTTTAAATAAAGATGtaaataagcaaacaaataactaaataaataaataaataaagaattaagATAGGAAGGGCTTAATTGTAGCTTAAATTAAATTAGCAggatagattaaaataaaaataaataaataaagggacCAATTTCAAATGCGCAAAGTAAAGCGAGGATTAATCAGGAAAATATCCCATTGAACTCCTGTGTTGCGTTtcaatggactaaaatgaaacaagcAGTAAATCTTATGGCCCaaatcaagaataaaaaaatCCGATTACACTATGTTGCAAAAGCGGAGGGGCTGAACATGCAAATAGCCCTTCCCAacaaaacacgcagatcctggCGTTACTGGGTCGGGCCGCGGGTTAAAcatcaaaacggcaccgttttggccACTGATGCTAAggcccaaaatgacgtcgttttataACCAATATAAATActctaaaaacaaaaaattagtttaaacccactttttaaaaaaaattcagagaGCTTTCAAACTCTCTCTCTAACAGCCTCAAATCCGGCCAATAGGGCCACCGTCTACGCCGCCGTGGCTCTACCGTAGGTGGTGGTCAGAGCGACGCGGAGATCGGATTTTCAACCCGATCCAAAAATACTTGAAGGCCAAGCCTTCTGGGCCCTAAGACCTAAAGAATAAGAAGAAGCCACACCCTTtcccctttccttttccttttttttttctttttattaatatttaaaaaagatttgtaaaagaaaaaaatatgaaaataaataaataaataaatcagacAAGAACGCAGAAGAcaatcttttgatttttatttccaaTGTTTGTAAGAGTGTCCAGAAAAAAAAGATAGAGAAATTACAGCCCTCATGCTCGGTTTTTATAACCGATTTTAAAAATCCCTAAACTTCTATTTTTTGTCGTTTTGTGCTTTGGATCCTTGTACTGTTGCGTGTAGTTTGCTATTTTGCAGGTGTCAGAGGCTGACGGTGGTGGCAGAGGTGGCGTGCGAGGAGTGGCAGAGGCGTGCGATGCAGGTGGCTGACCATGGGGCAGGAGCGGTGGCCAGCAGCAAGGCAACTAGGGTTTTTGTTTTGGctgaaaaaattttaaagtttgggcTGTTAGGTTTGGGCATTTGGGCTGTTGGGTTTGTTCAATTTTGGGCCTGGGTTGTggactaattaatttattttgattttgggtgTTGGGTCTTATTGGGCCCCGGGTCAAAATTGGGCcctacaactgcccctctttgctcattgtcgtgtaacgagaatagagcaaagacttcaaaaaggaccaattttgcatTGTCTCGCTGATCCTTGACTTGTTCTGGTGCTTCTCTTTTCAAGTAGCTTCATTCTAGTCCACTGTGTCTCATTTCTTTGATCCACTTCACGGCATCTTTAGAGAGATATGACTTAAATCTACTCTGCtgcaactccatggggatgagattcgTGGTTTTAGTcttctccactgcaacttcagggagataagacttgtatcttcaacctgctccgctgcaacttcatagagataaggtttgatatgataAGATCTAATTCGACCTAccgcaacttcagaggtatatgattcatcgttttaatccgctccactgcaactttagggagataggattggtttcttttgtttgctccactactacttagggagataagacttgatccgatctgctctactgcaacttcaaagagataagatttgtggttttaatccgctccactgcaacttcagggagataggattggtttcttttgtctgctccactactgcttagggagataagacttgatgcgatctgctctactgcaacttaagagagataagatttgtggttttaatccgctccactgcaacttcagggagataggattggtttcttttgtttgctccactactgcttagggatataatacttgatgcgatctgctctactgtaacttcagagagataagatttgtggttttaatctgctccactacaactttagagagataggattggttcttccgatctgcttcactgccagtacaggaaggcaaaaTTTACTATCTTCGacctacttcgctgccaataccggaagacaagatctacaatcttcgaccTACTTCGTtgcaaatacaggaagacaagatctacaatcttcgatctacttcgctgccaatataggaagacaagatctacaatcttcgacctactccactgatgttcagggagacaagatttgctatcttcagccTACTCTACTGCAAATTCAGGGAGGTCAGGCTGGATATGATGACTTTAATCCATCCCACTGTGACTTCAGGGGTATGGGTAACTTCATTAATctattctctagggaacatggcctgcaaaatccatttcatggacctacTTATGCCTAGTGGTTAGAATATTATgattggaatgaatcaaaatttcctaactagatgtgtatgaatgatatttgcataaatgcagaatgtcatttttcaagaatgatccatttttaatgtttgggttgtcTTTGCTCAATGTTCATCAAGACTTTATCGCTGATGCGTCACTGTGCCTTCTTGTTCAGCtagtaaatttaacaaaaaatccAAAGAAATAGTCGTAATTTAGACCATTCTTTCTCAAATGTCTCTAACCCTTAggttggttagttctaaacaatagccctgtttcaggtcctcgtattatttagaagctttcggagtaatatgcaaaactttttttgcttgaatattatcagtccagtaatcgttattttaatgaaaaatgcttgaaaaagattatcaaaatggacaagatgaaattttgtcgagagcaaagctcgaaatgaataaatcaatcaagatagcaaatttttctagattacaaaatgaaaataaattaatcaagatggtgtattttgtcaaaaatacataaaatggataaaatggaaataggtgccccagatattgtagcatgagcttctctgcctcaaacttcttgaggaccattttgaatttgatatgtgtttagatgtcctagaagactttgttgatgccccaagatgaaGCATCTCTCTTTCTTATTAATTCGGAGATGAcaagactaccgcatgccccacTTTCGATCAAAATTTAaactgcccattcctgggttttcaattcaaaacccctttgatCTCAAgggccctttgcgggttttcaccttggcctctcctttttcttttttcgttcttcttttcttttctttttctttttgtttcttttttcaagTG is part of the Gossypium hirsutum isolate 1008001.06 chromosome D11, Gossypium_hirsutum_v2.1, whole genome shotgun sequence genome and encodes:
- the LOC107913310 gene encoding VQ motif-containing protein 29 encodes the protein MEATYSSSSSSSSYSLQGTGGFKLISQGQHPFHGSLHSVRKPLAKPWKKPIAPLPPTPPKVYRVDPVNFRDLVQKLTGAPQFMSQSHQTPSSSSAQRLQRMAPSPLKIAASSVSEEQVSAPLDLASGFGHTISQNQQISDNASNSSFGLNLSPSSYNWCNFSIFSPGTLSSLDLSTVP